The DNA sequence CTTCTTCATATGTTGTCTTTATCCTGATACCAACCGGGACGGAACAAACTTGTATAGCCTTTGATATCCTGTACCGGAAAACGGCAGCCTTTTGCTGAACGGTTGATCATGTAAAAAGCCACATCGGCGTGCCCGAATGAGATTCGTTTTACATCATGAATGCCCAGATCAAACTGCACATAATAGTTGCCTTTGGCGAGTTGATTGGCAGGTATGGTAAACCGCCGTTCATATGTTCCCGGCTGGGTCACGTCAGGCGGATTTTCCTGGTAATCGTCAAACAAGGTATAGGCCAGCATATCATCAAACTGTGATTTCAGGTGAAAGCCAACCACCAGATTACTCACAGGTTGCTTCACCGTATATTTCATACCGACTTCCACCGGCACATCGGTAAAAAAGTCCTCACCCAAAGGCTTCACCCATGTCTCCTGGAGCATGGCATTCTCATCTCCGGATTCTCCTTTCCATGACGAAGTCAGCTCATGGATCTCATTCTGATATACACGGATCGCCTCATGTGCACTTCCCTGATAGATCAGCCTACCCTGATCCAGCAGAACGCCTTTGGTGCAAAGGGTGTTGATGGCCTGCATGTTATGACTGACGAACAAAACCGTGCGCCCTTCTTCTGCCACATCCTTCATCTTTCCCAGGCATTTCTTCTGGAACTCTGCATCGCCTACGGCAAGAACTTCATCGATGATGAGTATCTCAGGTTCGAGGTGTGCGGCTACGGCAAAGGCCAAACGCACATACATGCCGGAAGAGTATCTTTTCACAGGCGTATCCAGGTAACGTTCCACTCCTGCAAAATCAACGATGGCATCGATCTTGGATCGTATCTCGCGCTTGTTCATTCCAAGGATGGCACCATTCAGAAAGATATTCTCACGGCCGGTCAGTTCGGGATGGAATCCGGTGCCCACTTCCAGGAGACTGGCGATCCGGCCATTGAGGTATATGTTCCCTTTGGTCGGCCGGGTGACTTTGGAAAGTAATTTCAGGAGGGTTGATTTACCGGCGCCGTTCCTTCCGATCACACCCAGCACATCACCTTTCTGCAGCTCAAAAGAAATATCTTCCAGGGCCCAGACATACTGTCCGCCCTGCGCACTCCGGTCATTGGTTTGTCCGATCTTCAAATAAGGATCTTCCTTCCCTCGGAGGCTTGCCCACCACCGGTTCAGGTCATGCGACAACGTGCCGGTACCGATCTGCCCCAGCCGGTATAATTTTGATACATTTTCTACAGCCAGCACAGGTTGCATACTATACCGTATCTATGAATGATTTTTCCACCTTCTGAAAAACAACAAGTCCTGTCAACAACAGCAGGATGGTTACTCCGACACTATACCCAACACTCAAGGCATCCAGGTTACCGGTACCGAGAAAAGCATAACGAAACCCTTCGATCACGGTGGTCATCGGATTCAGTGACAGCCACCACCGGTGTTGTTCCGGGATCATGGACAGCGGATATACCACCGGGGTTACAAACATCATCAGCTGAATGCCGAATTGTACCAGAAACTGCAGATCACGATAGCGTGTTGTAAGCGAAGAAATGGTCAGACCCGCACCCAGTCCCAGCGTAGCCATCATTAAAATCAGAAGGGGCACCATCCAGAGAGAAGCGACCGGTACGGGGTAATCTTTCTGAATGATATAGTATACGAGCACCCCGATAAAGAGCAACAACTGGATTCCGAGTTTCATTAGGTTGGATATGACCACAGAAACAGGAACGATCAGGCGCGGGAAATAAACTTTACCGAACATGTTTGCATTCAAAGTAAAGGTGTTGGAAGTCTTCTGAACACATTCCGCAAAATAATTCCAGGCGGTGACGCCCGACAGGTAGAACAGGACCTGAGGAATCCCATCAGTGGACAAACCTGCTACCCTGCCAAAGATGAACATGTACAACACCGTACTGAGGACGGGTTGAATCACGAACCATACCGGGCCGAGGATCGTCTGTTTATAGAACGTGACAAAATCACGGTACACGAAGAGCATGACCAGATCACGGTATCGCCATACCTCCCCAAGCTCCAGGTTCCAAAGCCCGGTGCGGGGGGAGATCATTTCCCGCCAATGGTATTTTCTGAGATCTGACGTCGTTTGCATGAGACGCTTAATGCTGGTTCAAAGTTAACAGAATCCGCGCATCCCGGAAGGCTATAGCCTGATCACCCTTGTTATCAATAAGAAGCGGGTAAAAAAACAGGCAACTTATAGCTATATTCACCGTACAAAATGGTTATTTCGCAGTGGGAAGTGAGGTAAGGCAGGGTGTATCCGACCAGATAAATTATTATTTTATTGATTTGAAGTTACTTAGAGCCATATTCCTGTTTTCTTTTTGGCTATTCAACCTCCCGGCTTGGGCTCAGGTGGATGACCCGTCCACCCTTTCAGGTCTGACCCTTTGGCTGCGATCGGATTCGACATTACTTGCCAATGACACCGTTTTAACTTTTTATGACAGAAGTGGTAACAATTACCATGCTTCTCAATCCACGGATGCCAACAAGCCGAAGTACACTGCGGTTCAGGCTGCCATCAACAACCACCCTTCCATCGTTTTTGACGGCACCAACGACTTCCTGGCGGGTACGGGTGCCATGGGAAACCTGACGCGGTATTCTTTCTTTATCGTCACCCGTATCAATCAGCATAAACAGTACAACTGGATTTTCCAGAATGCACCGCCCGGAACAAACAAGCACTTCAGTCTGGCTGCCTCAAGTGGACAAAAGTTCAACTTCTGGCCGGTTGGCGGAAGTACCATCAGGAACTTCAACAGCACAGTTAACACGACTGACTTCAACATTGTAACCCTGATCAATGTGAACGATTCTGTCCCAATCACGCGGTTTTTTCTGAACGGTGTGGCGGACGGCACGAATACCTCAGCGACTAATACCCATTCAAACAACGGGTATACCATCTCCGGATACAGTGCCGGATCCGATTTTTTCAAAGGGGAGATTGATGAGATCATCGTGTACAACCGCGCGCTGACGGGGGAGGAGCGGTTCACGGTAGAGAACTACCTTCGCGACCGGTACTTCCCGTCTACTGTGATACCTGATGTGGCGCTTGGCCCGGACATCAATGTTCCCTATGGCTTTTGCGACACCGTTGTTGACGCAGGTGCAGGTTATAGCACTTACCTCTGGAGTACCGGAGAGACGACGCAGTCAGTCACATTGAATACACCGGGCACCTATTCCGTTTCCGCCACCGATTCATACGGTCATACTTCATCGGATTCCATTAATCTATCTTATCCTTCCCTTGTCAATCCAGCATTCAATCTGATCTGTTTGGGAGATACCCTTTTGTGGAATACCTCTTTGGGTGCTGATTATACCTATGCCTGGAGTGATGGGTCAACAAATGAAATCCTGGAAGTTACTACGCCAGGAATATACTATGCGGACATTACCGATTCATTGACGTGCTCCATCACCACGGATACCCTGACTTTCACAGTAGACTCATTCGCTTCCTTCATCAGTCTGGGTGCTGACACATCCTTTTGCAGCGGAAACTTCATCCAACTGGTTTCCGGCGATGGCATGGTGACCAGTTACCTGTGGTCCACCGGCGGAACCAATGACACCATTGTGGTCAACACGACCGGAACATATTGGGTGGATGTTACGGATGCGTTCGGTTGCACGGCATCGGACACCATTGTTGTGAACGTATCCGGTTCAGCACCATCAGCGGCATACACAGCCGACACGGTTTGCCTGGGTATGAATACCACATTCGCCGACCTTTCAGCACCAACAGATGCAAGCAACATCATTACGTGGCTTTGGGATTTCGGGGACGGCAGTACCAGTGCTGCTCCATCACCAACACATACCTATGGCACCACCGGTAGTTTTAACACAACACTGACGGTGACGACGGATTCGGGGTGTTCAGACATCGCATCGCTGACGGTGAAACTTGCGCAAGCGCCCACCATCGATTCAATCACATTTGATAATTTCTGTCTGGGTTCGGAAGCCCCCTTTTCTGCATTCGGCATCCATGATGCATTGGATACCGTTTCATACTGGAATTGGAATTTCGGGGATGGCAACACGGGTTCCGCCGCAGATACCGTGAACACTTATGCCACCCCGGGTGATTTTAATCTTTTACTGGTTTTAAATACCCGTCTGGGTTGTACGGATTCACTTCAGCAGTTGATCAGCGTTCCCGATCTTTCTGCTATGTCACCTAACCTGATCACACCGGCATATGGGTATACCGGTACAGGTGACGTGGCATTTTCCTGGCAGACCAGTCCGTGTTTGTCGTTATATCATCTTCAGATCAGCACGGACGTTACTTTTGCCACAATCATCTTCGACAGCGACACGCTATCATCACCGGACTATGCCGGAAGCTATACGGCGGGACAATATTACTGGCGGGTACGTTTCTACGACGGGGTAACCTATTCCAACTGGTCATCTGTTAATAGGTTCTCCATCATCGCTCCGAACATCATCTCCGGACTTCAGCTCTGGCTGCGATCCGATTCCGTGCAACTGACCAATGATACGGTCATTTCGCTGTTTGACAGAAGCGGTAATAATTATGGCGCCACCCAGTCCGTAGATACCAAACGTCCAAAATACAATCCTTCTCAGGCTGCCATCAACAACAAGCCATCCATCATTTTTGACGGAAGCAATGATTTTCTGGCCGGTACCGGAGCGATGGGAAACCTGACCAATTATTCCTTTTTCATCGTGACCCGGATTAATGCTCACAAACAGTACAACTGGATCTTCCAGAATGCACCGCCCGGAACCAACAAGAACTTTAGTCTGGCTGCCGGTAGCACGCAAAAATTCAGCTTCTGGTCTGCGGGTGGCGGATCCTTTACCAACTTCAACAACACGGTTAACACCACAGATTTCAACATCGTCACCATTCTGAACAGCAACGATTCAGTGCCTATTGCGCGGTTCTTCCGCAATGGTGTTGCGGCGGGAACCGGCACCATTGCTACGAACACGCATGCCAATAATGGATACACCATCTCCGGTTACAGTGCAGGGTCGGATTTCTTCAATGGGGAAATCGCCGAGATCATCATGTATAACCGCAAGTTATCGTCCGAAGAACGCTATCTTGTAGAAAACTACTTACGCGACCGTTACTTCCCTTCCACATTAATCCCTGATGTGGCTCTGGGGCCTAACATCAATGTTCCCTATGGCTTTTGCGACACCACCCTGGATGCTGGTGCCGGATACACCTCATACCTTTGGAGTACCGGCGAGACCACGCAATCAATTCAGGTAAACAAACCCGCCACGTATTGGGTGCGTACCAGCGATACTTACAGCCACGAATCTTCCGATACAATTAATGTTTCCTTCCCTTCACCGGGTAATCCCGCCTTACTGACTTTCTGCCTGGGTGATACCGTCCAATGGAATACCTCACTCGGATCCGGTTATACCTATGCCTGGAGTAACGGCGCAACCGATGAAATCCTGGATATTACCACCGCCGGGATTTATTATGCGGACATTACCGACTCACTTGCGTGTAGCATCACAACGGATACGCTGACCTTTTCTGTTGACTCCTTTGCTGCATTTGTAAGTCTCGGTGCAGACACGACAATGTGCAGCGGCAACTATGTGGAATTGGTGTCCGGGGATGGTCCCGTAACTTCATATTCGTGGTCAACCGGCAGCACCAACGACACCATCGTTGTGAACAATACGGGCACCTATTGGGTGAATGTATCGGATGCATTAGGATGTATTACCTCCGATACCATCGTGGTAAACGTATCGGGGTCAGCACCTGCAGCCATGTATACCGCCGACACGGTTTGTCTTGGCATGACCACCACATTCAATGACCTTTCCGTACCCACCGATGCCAGTAACATTGCGGTTTGGAATTGGGATTTCGATGACGGTAGTACGAGTGGTGCCGCTTCACCAACGCATACCTATGCGTCCACCGGCACTTTCAACACCACGCTTACAATCACAACAGACTCCGGTTGTTCAGACATCTATTCACTGGCCGTGGTCATGGCAAAAGCTCCCGTTATTGACTCCATCACATTCGACAATTTCTGTCTTGATGCGGTGGCGCCTTTTTCCGGCTTTGCCACATTGGATTCCATCGACACGGACCTTGAATGGATTTGGGACTTTGGGGATGGCAAAACAGCCACTCAGAAGGATACTGTTCATACCTATACAGCACCGGGAGACTTTGACGTGGCCCTTGTACTCAACACTTCCCTGGGTTGCACAGATACGATTGTCGAAAGCCTTACGGTGACGGATCTGACAACCGTTGCTCCTGGTCTTATTTCTCCTCCGTATGCATACAGCGGA is a window from the Flavobacteriales bacterium genome containing:
- a CDS encoding ABC transporter ATP-binding protein, encoding MQPVLAVENVSKLYRLGQIGTGTLSHDLNRWWASLRGKEDPYLKIGQTNDRSAQGGQYVWALEDISFELQKGDVLGVIGRNGAGKSTLLKLLSKVTRPTKGNIYLNGRIASLLEVGTGFHPELTGRENIFLNGAILGMNKREIRSKIDAIVDFAGVERYLDTPVKRYSSGMYVRLAFAVAAHLEPEILIIDEVLAVGDAEFQKKCLGKMKDVAEEGRTVLFVSHNMQAINTLCTKGVLLDQGRLIYQGSAHEAIRVYQNEIHELTSSWKGESGDENAMLQETWVKPLGEDFFTDVPVEVGMKYTVKQPVSNLVVGFHLKSQFDDMLAYTLFDDYQENPPDVTQPGTYERRFTIPANQLAKGNYYVQFDLGIHDVKRISFGHADVAFYMINRSAKGCRFPVQDIKGYTSLFRPGWYQDKDNI
- a CDS encoding ABC transporter permease, whose translation is MISPRTGLWNLELGEVWRYRDLVMLFVYRDFVTFYKQTILGPVWFVIQPVLSTVLYMFIFGRVAGLSTDGIPQVLFYLSGVTAWNYFAECVQKTSNTFTLNANMFGKVYFPRLIVPVSVVISNLMKLGIQLLLFIGVLVYYIIQKDYPVPVASLWMVPLLILMMATLGLGAGLTISSLTTRYRDLQFLVQFGIQLMMFVTPVVYPLSMIPEQHRWWLSLNPMTTVIEGFRYAFLGTGNLDALSVGYSVGVTILLLLTGLVVFQKVEKSFIDTV